From a single Ischnura elegans chromosome 7, ioIscEleg1.1, whole genome shotgun sequence genomic region:
- the LOC124162586 gene encoding uncharacterized protein LOC124162586 yields the protein MIAFWASSWIMSSEVIVTSVLRRAKLRELIVRLCALESDLISPRRHRHTRSGLALMVAGNVAILGLMTYLLRYSRDVEPLPLTDLDLMFFTYDIFLCVTSVLMAFGFLVHFLLDFSYINEDLMAITSSVEASGEVVSWEVDGMRRPSRFLRFDHLWRHAAVSSLRRERLASPARHIRSLAAKHLQLCELTLGFTSLFGTSMVLMTLGTFSASIILSYFIIQWLMSMVFVKNVSLLCYGIIGAISTTLAVVEMACLCSGVREKASNTGRCLSRALLYSKVFIIRYELELFSRQILETKVKFEPLGLINYDIKLLLSMSAAFVTHLSIVLQFQFSALNSQVSSQSQSNHTFVILRYYEMLHA from the exons ATGATCGCCTTCTGGGCAAGCTCCTGGATCATGTCCTCCGAAGTCATTGTCACGTCTGTACTGAGGAGGGCGAAGCTGAGGGAGCTGATCGTCAGGTTGTGCGCTTTGGAGTCCGATTTGATCTCTCCCCGGAGGCACAG GCACACTCGGTCAGGACTCGCCTTGATGGTAGCAGGCAATGTCGCCATCCTGGGTCTGATGACTTATCTGCTCAGGTACAGCCGAGACGTGGAACCGCTTCCCCTCACCGACCTGGACTTGATGTTCTTCACTTACGACATCTTCCTTTGCGTCACATCAGTTCTTATGGCCTTCGGTTTCCTCGTCCACTTTCTTCTCGACTTCTCGTACATTAATGAGGACCTCATGGCCATCACGTCGTCCGTAGAAGCGTCCGGCGAGGTGGTGTCGTGGGAGGTCGACGGGATGCGGCGGCCGTCAAGATTTCTGCGCTTCGACCAT CTGTGGCGCCACGCGGCCGTTTCATCGCTCCGACGAGAGAGACTAGCTTCGCCCGCCAGACACATCCGGTCGCTCGCCGCCAAGCACTTGCAGCTGTGCGAACTCACCCTCGGGTTCACATCGCTCTTCGGCACGAGCATGGTCCTCATGACTCTGGGCACGTTCTCCGCTTCCATCATCCTCTCCTACTTCATCATCCAGTGGCTGATGAGCATGGTCTTCGTCAAAAACGTATCCCTTCTCTGCTACGGCATCATTGGCGCCATTTCTACGACGCTCGCGGTCGTGGAAATGGCTTGTCTTTGCAGCGGAGTGAGAGAAAAG GCGTCAAACACTGGAAGATGCCTGTCAAGAGCACTTTTGTATTCAAAAGTCTTCATCATTCGATATGAA ctcgaATTATTTTCTCGCCAAATTTTGGAGACCAAAGTGAAGTTCGAGCCGCTTGGGCTCATAAATTACGACATCAAGCTTCTCTTGTCG ATGTCTGCTGCCTTCGTGACACATCTTTCCATAGTGCTGCAGTTTCAATTTTCCGCTCTCAACAGCCAAGTTTCGTCGCAGAGCCAATCAAACCACACCTTTGTGATCCTCAGATACTATGAGATGCTTCATGCatag
- the LOC124162946 gene encoding uncharacterized protein LOC124162946: MEYIRQALIAIFKIRKYPNNLHYSPTVWLATNMAIDFQLANLMWTIGRSYAKINTAIKYLIHVEDKALWDGKTATATSTTNSSLNACVFNRKWSPRNDPCELIRRMALLDLKLHSETSLTNLAFGPYLLFRIPMILILICFHTYYYVEVVIGKAKIETAYVAAMDGYTWLLSNIVGLVLPIICCQSASHQAARTRWLVCEGILKARRPVRRELLLFSTQLHHTKHRYTAKNFFSLDYKMMTSALSTIVTYLVILVQFWQRNPN; encoded by the exons ATGGAGTACATTCGACAAGCTCTAATAGCCATATTTAAGATCAGGAAGTACCCCAACAACCTCCACTATTCGCCAACAGTATGGCTTGCCACCAACATGGCCATAGACTTCCAGCTAGCCAACCTGATGTGGACGATTGGCAGGAGTTACGCAAAAATCAATACGGCCATCAAATACCTGATCCATGTTGAGGATAAAGCATTGTGGGACGGCAAAACTGCTACAGCGACCTCCACGACAAATTCTTCACTCAACGCTTGTGTCTTCAATCGTAAATGGTCACCTCGCAACGATCCCTGCGAATTGATTAGACGCATGGCACTGCTTGACCTGAAGCTTCACAGCGAAACTTCCCTCACCAACTTAGCCTTCGGACCTTATCTACTCTTCAGGATACCAATGATACTGATCCTTATATGCTTCCACACTTATTATTACGTGGAGGTGGTGATTGGGAAGGCCAAAATAGAGACTGCATACGTAGCAGCAATGGACGGCTACACTTGGCTTCTATCTAATATTGTCGGTCTTGTCTTGCCGATCATATGCTGCCAATCTGCCTCTCACCAG GCTGCAAGAACTAGATGGCTCGTCTGTGAGGGCATCCTGAAAGCTAGGAGGCCCGTGAGAAGAGAG CTGCTACTCTTTTCAACTCAATTGCACCACACAAAGCATCGATACACAGCAAAGAACTTTTTCTCTTTGGACTACAAAATGATGACTTCC GCACTCTCAACGATAGTTACGTACCTCGttattttggttcaattttgGCAGAGAAATCCTAATTAG